In a genomic window of Rhizobium acidisoli:
- a CDS encoding response regulator transcription factor — MRILLVEDDGILGSSLKRALEKHAYGVDWMRDGESGLEAAEQLHFAAVILDINLPVLSGIEVLKGVRRKGNAVPILLLTALDNVRRKVEGLDEGADDYLVKPFDLDELLARLRALIRRRDGRTESLLRCGDVEMDPSAMVARKGNIQVHTTAKEFHLLKLLMERSGRYVTKNDIEYALYDAYSSVESNAIEVTIYNLRKKLGTEFIKSIRGIGYMIDR, encoded by the coding sequence ATGCGCATTCTGCTTGTGGAAGACGACGGTATTCTCGGCTCGTCCCTTAAAAGGGCGCTGGAGAAGCACGCCTACGGCGTCGATTGGATGCGAGACGGCGAGTCGGGGCTCGAGGCGGCCGAGCAGTTGCATTTTGCAGCCGTCATCCTCGATATCAACCTGCCGGTGCTTAGTGGCATCGAGGTTCTTAAAGGCGTGAGACGCAAAGGCAACGCTGTCCCCATCTTGCTTTTGACTGCACTAGACAATGTTCGGCGCAAGGTTGAAGGTCTCGACGAGGGAGCGGACGATTACCTGGTCAAACCGTTCGATCTCGACGAATTGCTTGCCCGCCTGCGCGCGCTCATCCGACGACGCGACGGCCGGACTGAAAGCCTGCTTCGGTGCGGCGATGTCGAGATGGATCCTTCGGCAATGGTCGCGCGCAAAGGCAATATACAAGTGCACACAACGGCAAAGGAGTTTCACTTACTCAAGCTCCTGATGGAGCGCAGCGGTCGCTATGTGACGAAGAACGATATCGAATACGCGCTTTACGATGCCTATAGCAGCGTTGAAAGCAATGCCATCGAGGTAACGATCTACAATCTGCGCAAGAAGCTCGGCACCGAATTCATCAAATCGATCCGCGGCATCGGCTACATGATCGATCGATGA
- a CDS encoding ATP-binding protein: MKGTISIRRTAFIWLAGLMATIGVCAATASYFLVQNEASDFLDNQLRQIALYVGDARSSPETGPDSGAPHDPEDDFVIQVWDAAGKPLRQSHPAVGIPRLSATGFADISTDSDYWRVYTLAAPDRTVQVSQDMSVREELAANAALQAALPIIVLIPLSLLTLSWIIDRIMARLNRLAVAVASRDTTVDSPVPIDDVPAEVVPFVSSINLLLARLRALLERQRRFVSDAAHELRTPLSALQIQIDNLRHDDRDGRFSQRLAELEAGIGRATRLVNKLLRLARYDAHESAPASQPIDLVQLAVDTVARLTPLAESRGIDLGITRRDKAITIGALADFEIILDNLVENAVRYTPPTGTVDVAVVVAGQEARIEIRDTGPGIAEEEMPRVFERFFRARPQDSEGSGLGLAIAKAAAERQGARLTLAMREDGPGLVASLIV; encoded by the coding sequence GTGAAAGGCACGATTTCGATCCGACGCACGGCCTTCATATGGCTCGCGGGGTTAATGGCGACTATCGGCGTCTGCGCGGCGACAGCATCATACTTCCTCGTTCAGAACGAGGCCTCCGACTTCCTCGACAATCAGCTGCGGCAGATCGCACTCTATGTCGGGGATGCGCGTTCATCGCCAGAAACAGGCCCAGATAGCGGTGCGCCGCACGATCCCGAGGACGACTTCGTCATCCAGGTCTGGGACGCGGCCGGCAAACCGTTGCGACAATCGCATCCCGCCGTTGGCATTCCCCGACTATCAGCAACGGGGTTTGCCGACATTTCGACCGACAGTGACTATTGGCGCGTCTACACGCTGGCCGCGCCGGATCGAACTGTTCAGGTTTCCCAGGATATGAGCGTCCGGGAGGAACTGGCGGCCAATGCGGCGCTCCAGGCGGCGCTTCCAATCATCGTTCTGATTCCACTGTCATTGCTGACGCTGAGCTGGATCATCGATCGGATCATGGCCCGGCTCAATCGCCTAGCCGTCGCGGTCGCCTCCCGGGACACGACGGTGGACAGCCCTGTTCCGATCGACGACGTGCCAGCTGAAGTCGTTCCCTTCGTAAGTTCGATCAATCTGTTGCTCGCCCGGCTACGCGCATTGCTGGAGAGACAGCGGCGGTTCGTCTCGGATGCGGCCCATGAACTGCGCACACCGCTCTCGGCGCTTCAAATTCAAATCGACAACCTTCGGCACGACGACCGCGATGGCCGGTTTTCCCAGCGTTTAGCTGAGCTCGAAGCCGGCATCGGTAGGGCCACCCGCCTCGTGAACAAGCTCTTGCGCCTCGCCCGCTACGATGCCCATGAGAGCGCACCCGCGTCGCAGCCTATCGACCTTGTCCAGCTTGCAGTCGACACGGTTGCGCGCCTGACCCCGCTTGCCGAGAGCCGGGGGATTGACCTAGGCATCACTCGCCGGGACAAGGCTATCACGATCGGTGCGTTGGCCGACTTCGAAATCATCCTGGACAACCTGGTCGAGAACGCCGTGCGGTACACGCCGCCGACCGGGACCGTCGACGTCGCGGTGGTTGTCGCCGGGCAAGAAGCACGGATCGAAATCCGCGACACCGGCCCCGGCATTGCGGAAGAAGAGATGCCCCGCGTCTTTGAACGGTTCTTCCGCGCAAGGCCTCAGGATAGCGAGGGCAGCGGCTTGGGGCTGGCGATCGCGAAAGCCGCAGCCGAAAGACAAGGGGCGCGGCTAACACTCGCCATGCGTGAGGACGGGCCTGGCCTTGTCGCAAGCCTCATTGTGTGA
- a CDS encoding response regulator transcription factor, translated as MRVLVVEDDVMLGRALVQALDDAGMSVDWVRDGQLGGEAVAVGGHGLVLLDLGLPGRSGLEILRSLRTAGDKRPILVITARDELDDRVTGLDLGADDYLVKPFEVKELLARMRAVLRRHGGQAVSILSTSEIELDLSSHEVKYRGCGEVLPAREFALIQALLERPGTILSRSQLEERLYGWGEEVESNAIDVLIHYVRRKFDKDIIRNVRGAGWMVSK; from the coding sequence ATGCGTGTTCTTGTGGTCGAAGACGATGTCATGCTTGGCCGGGCTCTCGTGCAAGCCCTCGACGATGCCGGCATGTCGGTGGACTGGGTGCGTGACGGGCAACTCGGGGGCGAAGCCGTCGCCGTCGGCGGGCATGGTCTTGTATTGCTCGACCTCGGCCTACCCGGTCGTTCGGGCCTGGAAATCCTGCGCTCGCTGCGGACGGCCGGCGACAAGAGGCCAATCCTGGTGATTACCGCTCGTGACGAACTCGACGATCGGGTCACGGGGCTCGACCTCGGGGCCGACGACTACCTGGTGAAGCCATTCGAGGTCAAAGAACTGCTCGCGCGCATGCGTGCAGTCCTGCGCCGACATGGCGGTCAGGCGGTTTCGATCCTCTCCACGAGCGAAATCGAGCTCGATCTATCGAGTCATGAAGTGAAATATCGTGGGTGCGGCGAAGTATTGCCAGCGCGCGAATTTGCCTTGATTCAGGCACTGCTGGAACGTCCCGGCACCATTCTATCGCGCAGCCAGCTTGAGGAAAGGCTCTATGGTTGGGGTGAGGAGGTAGAAAGCAACGCTATCGACGTGCTCATCCATTACGTGCGACGCAAGTTCGACAAGGACATCATACGCAACGTCCGAGGGGCCGGCTGGATGGTTTCCAAGTGA
- a CDS encoding ABC transporter ATP-binding protein, which translates to MPALEATELYRFYHSGDDEVMALRGVALTLDAGEFAALRGPSGSGKSTLLACLAGLDEPDGGVVSVLGERVTRRSEPERARLRARHFGMLMQSGNLFEHLTVRANIRLQMEISGRGRPDEIGGLLGGLGLDGLADALPSHLSGGEAARAGLAVALAAKPAILLCDEPTAEVDEATEQLVIDRLVENCRSGAAVLIVTHSPALAARADRIVDIRDGGIVHG; encoded by the coding sequence ATGCCTGCACTGGAAGCAACCGAGCTTTACCGCTTCTATCATTCCGGCGACGACGAAGTCATGGCTTTGCGCGGGGTTGCCCTCACGCTCGATGCCGGAGAATTCGCCGCGTTGAGAGGCCCGTCGGGCAGCGGCAAATCGACGTTGCTTGCTTGTCTTGCCGGGCTCGATGAGCCGGACGGTGGCGTCGTGTCTGTCCTGGGCGAGCGCGTTACCCGACGCTCCGAGCCGGAACGGGCTCGCCTTAGGGCCCGTCATTTCGGCATGCTCATGCAGTCCGGCAATCTGTTCGAGCATCTGACGGTGCGGGCCAACATTCGTCTCCAGATGGAGATTTCCGGTCGCGGCAGGCCGGATGAAATCGGTGGCCTTCTCGGCGGGTTGGGCCTCGACGGGCTCGCCGACGCATTACCTTCCCACCTTTCAGGCGGTGAGGCTGCGCGCGCTGGCTTGGCCGTGGCGCTGGCGGCAAAACCGGCAATCCTGCTCTGCGATGAGCCCACCGCCGAAGTCGATGAAGCGACAGAACAGCTCGTCATTGATCGTCTCGTCGAAAATTGCCGGAGCGGCGCCGCCGTACTGATCGTCACCCACAGCCCCGCACTCGCCGCACGGGCCGATCGCATTGTCGACATCCGGGATGGAGGCATCGTGCATGGCTAA
- a CDS encoding ABC transporter ATP-binding protein has translation MAKLLATATDLWRSFHRGRGIVAAVQGCSFRIHAGETIAIMGPSGCGKTTLLNLIAGLDVPSSGLLDWPGLGSSDTLRPERIGVVFQSANLIPALTAVENVALPILLGNGSDAEARALTALATFGVEALAAKLPEQLSGGQAERIAVARAIVTNPELVVADEPTGQLDLAGASIMVDRLLAWGQRTGSAIIIATHDERMAAKMSRIWWMRHGKFERMVERSACTGAG, from the coding sequence ATGGCTAAGCTCCTGGCAACGGCCACGGATCTGTGGCGCAGCTTTCACCGCGGTCGGGGTATTGTGGCGGCCGTTCAGGGCTGCTCCTTCAGGATTCACGCAGGTGAAACGATTGCCATCATGGGACCTTCAGGCTGCGGAAAGACGACGCTTTTGAACCTGATCGCGGGGCTGGACGTGCCAAGCTCAGGACTATTGGATTGGCCTGGGTTAGGTTCGTCCGACACATTGCGCCCCGAGCGGATCGGCGTCGTCTTCCAATCTGCGAACCTGATCCCCGCGCTCACTGCCGTCGAGAATGTCGCGCTACCGATCCTTCTGGGTAACGGCTCCGACGCCGAGGCGCGCGCCCTGACAGCACTTGCCACTTTCGGCGTCGAAGCGCTGGCGGCAAAGTTGCCGGAGCAACTCTCCGGCGGCCAGGCGGAGCGGATCGCCGTAGCCCGGGCCATTGTGACTAACCCAGAATTGGTTGTCGCTGACGAGCCAACAGGCCAGCTCGATCTGGCTGGCGCTTCGATAATGGTCGATCGGCTCCTTGCCTGGGGTCAGCGAACGGGAAGCGCCATCATCATCGCGACGCATGATGAGCGCATGGCTGCAAAGATGAGCCGCATCTGGTGGATGCGTCACGGCAAATTCGAAAGAATGGTTGAGAGGTCAGCATGTACAGGCGCTGGCTGA
- a CDS encoding FtsX-like permease family protein, whose product MYRRWLTGLIRTRSGRLVGTIGGVALTVAFIACLGAFLQSSAAQMTARSVAQVPVDWQVQPLTGTDHSAVEAAIRSAAPVTGLQSIDYADVPGFEANTGGTVQTTGGGTVLGIGPGYLDQFPAQVRRLVGSVDGVLIAQQTAANLHVAVGDQVIIHRHQAPDISVTIAGIVDLPNADAMFQAIGVPAGATPQAPPDNVLLLPMSQWQQMFESQGASRPDTIRTEFHVKLDHHDLPSDPVFASTWATERGHNFEVRVAGTALLANNLAARLGAVREDALYARLVFLFLGAPGAILAILLTLAIAGAGRDRRRRDQALLRLRGATVDTVLRLAAAEAAVAGVGGAILGILLAAIAANFILGVALLRSAAFPLLGAVAVAGIALSLAAILVPAWRDARGSTIAAARRPIGIDRAPLWGRFYLDLALLAFAAALYWRSAASGYQVVLAPEGVAAAAVDYTAFLAPVLLWIGLALLAMRLVGAVLRQGGSMIARSLRPVAGRLAGVVAATFGRQGRRLSAGIGLASLAFAFAASTAIFNATYEAQARVDAELTNGADVTVTGTSAAPASHSLDRLSKLPGIAASQPMQHRYAYVGTDLQDLYGIDPTRIGTATAMSDAYFANGDARATLADLAQTPDGVLVSQETVNDYQLSRGDSINLRLQNAADHQYRVVPFHIVGVVREFPTAPKDSFLVANAAYIAQQTGSAESEIVLLRSSGDPARVALAARNATASLPGLKVNQIGDAVALIGSSLTAVDLAGLTRLELIFALVILAASGGLVLGLGFADRERSFAVLVALGARPRQLGAFVWSEAALVIGSGMVLGLLAGALIAYVLVKLLTGVFDPPPEVLSVPWSYLVTLIVTAAGAALLAATGEAMRSRTHVTEKLRGE is encoded by the coding sequence ATGTACAGGCGCTGGCTGACCGGACTTATCCGAACCCGTTCCGGCCGATTGGTCGGCACCATCGGCGGTGTCGCGCTGACGGTCGCCTTCATCGCGTGCCTAGGCGCGTTTTTGCAATCCAGCGCGGCTCAGATGACCGCACGGTCGGTCGCCCAGGTCCCCGTCGACTGGCAGGTTCAACCGCTGACGGGAACGGATCATAGTGCGGTCGAGGCTGCGATCCGCTCCGCCGCCCCGGTAACCGGTCTGCAGTCGATCGATTATGCCGACGTACCTGGTTTTGAGGCGAACACGGGAGGCACCGTGCAGACCACGGGCGGCGGCACGGTACTTGGCATCGGACCAGGCTATTTAGACCAATTCCCGGCACAGGTTCGACGGCTCGTAGGATCGGTCGATGGCGTCCTGATAGCGCAGCAGACCGCCGCCAACCTGCATGTCGCGGTGGGGGATCAGGTCATCATCCACCGGCACCAAGCGCCTGATATCAGCGTGACGATCGCCGGCATCGTCGATTTGCCGAACGCCGATGCGATGTTTCAGGCAATTGGTGTCCCGGCTGGCGCCACACCACAAGCCCCGCCCGACAATGTTCTGCTGTTGCCGATGTCTCAGTGGCAGCAAATGTTCGAGTCGCAAGGCGCCAGCCGGCCCGATACCATTCGAACCGAGTTCCACGTCAAGCTCGATCATCACGACTTGCCCTCCGACCCGGTCTTTGCGAGCACTTGGGCAACTGAGCGCGGCCACAATTTCGAGGTTCGCGTCGCTGGAACCGCGCTGCTTGCAAACAACCTGGCGGCTCGATTGGGGGCGGTGCGCGAGGATGCCCTCTATGCGCGGCTGGTTTTCCTGTTCCTCGGCGCCCCTGGGGCCATCCTCGCCATCCTGCTGACCCTTGCCATAGCCGGAGCTGGGCGGGACAGGCGCCGCCGCGACCAGGCGTTGCTGCGCTTGCGCGGGGCAACGGTCGATACAGTTCTTCGTTTGGCTGCCGCTGAAGCGGCAGTTGCGGGTGTTGGCGGTGCGATCCTCGGTATTCTCCTTGCTGCGATTGCCGCGAATTTCATCCTCGGGGTGGCGCTCTTGCGCAGCGCAGCTTTTCCTTTGCTCGGCGCTGTGGCGGTGGCCGGGATCGCGCTTTCGCTCGCAGCGATCCTGGTCCCAGCCTGGCGGGACGCCCGCGGCTCGACCATTGCGGCCGCGCGGCGGCCAATCGGCATTGATCGGGCACCGCTCTGGGGCCGCTTCTATCTTGATCTGGCCCTGCTGGCGTTTGCTGCGGCGCTCTACTGGCGGTCGGCAGCGAGCGGATACCAGGTCGTTCTCGCGCCGGAGGGCGTGGCAGCGGCGGCGGTCGACTATACGGCCTTCCTCGCCCCTGTGTTGCTATGGATCGGCCTGGCGCTATTGGCCATGAGGCTCGTCGGGGCCGTGTTGCGGCAAGGCGGCTCGATGATCGCCAGGAGCTTGCGACCGGTCGCCGGACGTCTCGCGGGTGTGGTGGCCGCGACATTTGGACGGCAAGGCCGGCGACTGAGTGCTGGCATCGGGCTGGCCTCGCTTGCTTTTGCCTTCGCCGCATCGACTGCGATTTTCAATGCGACCTATGAGGCTCAGGCAAGGGTCGACGCTGAACTCACCAACGGAGCCGACGTCACCGTCACGGGCACATCCGCCGCGCCCGCATCCCATTCGCTCGACCGCCTTTCCAAGCTGCCGGGCATAGCGGCTTCCCAGCCGATGCAACACCGATACGCTTACGTCGGAACCGACCTTCAGGATCTCTATGGCATCGATCCGACGCGCATCGGGACAGCCACGGCGATGTCCGACGCCTATTTCGCCAATGGCGACGCCAGGGCGACACTCGCCGACCTCGCACAAACGCCCGACGGCGTGCTCGTATCGCAGGAAACGGTGAACGACTATCAGCTCAGTCGCGGAGACAGCATCAATCTTCGCCTGCAAAATGCGGCCGATCACCAATACCGTGTCGTACCCTTCCACATTGTCGGCGTAGTGCGCGAATTCCCGACCGCACCCAAGGATTCGTTTCTGGTCGCCAACGCAGCTTACATCGCCCAGCAGACCGGTTCGGCGGAAAGCGAGATCGTCCTTCTCCGCTCGAGCGGCGATCCTGCCCGCGTCGCGCTGGCCGCCCGAAACGCGACCGCGAGTCTACCTGGACTCAAGGTCAACCAGATCGGCGATGCCGTCGCCCTGATCGGGTCGAGCCTCACCGCGGTCGATCTCGCCGGTCTGACGCGGCTTGAGCTGATCTTCGCGCTGGTCATACTTGCCGCTTCGGGTGGACTGGTGCTTGGCCTCGGGTTTGCCGATCGCGAGCGCTCCTTCGCAGTCCTCGTCGCTCTCGGAGCCCGGCCGCGACAACTCGGCGCGTTTGTCTGGAGCGAAGCCGCACTGGTCATCGGTAGCGGCATGGTTCTGGGTCTCCTGGCTGGCGCCCTGATTGCCTATGTGCTCGTCAAGCTGCTGACCGGCGTGTTCGACCCGCCGCCCGAGGTGCTTTCCGTGCCCTGGTCCTATCTCGTCACTCTTATCGTCACGGCGGCCGGCGCCGCTTTGCTGGCCGCGACGGGCGAAGCGATGCGCAGCCGGACACACGTCACCGAGAAGCTCAGAGGTGAATAA
- a CDS encoding DUF1344 domain-containing protein, which yields MKTQMIMAAMLVLAPISAALAAQTSGTITAISKNADTITLSDGKTYVLPEGIEDTKLRIGEKVQLTYADKGGKAVVSHLVPQK from the coding sequence ATGAAAACACAAATGATTATGGCCGCGATGCTGGTGCTGGCGCCGATCAGTGCCGCACTCGCTGCCCAGACATCCGGCACGATCACCGCAATCAGCAAGAATGCCGATACGATCACGCTGTCGGACGGCAAGACCTACGTCCTGCCCGAAGGGATCGAAGACACCAAACTCCGCATCGGCGAGAAGGTCCAGCTAACCTATGCGGACAAGGGCGGTAAGGCGGTTGTCTCCCATCTGGTTCCGCAGAAATGA
- a CDS encoding TniQ family protein yields the protein MTAIDDHAPTIAIRERYRDAVSDRWPVTVMPQPDELLSSWLHRIAYANGVAPRAFARVLGLNPGMWSAALDLRLPADIVQLLSANTGITPTQLSAMTLSHGVPRKLLLPLRNNGRQWSSTWLQFCCRCLAEDAQPYFRRRWRLATRVSCTKHGCRLRDRCPSCHCGIAVFDQAELVPQHYCVPCGYDLRRAPIPHLSPATRTLDRCIDDICSLAALTDTPAGHVLIRRLLSMPSVGGYYSPMTLTSLSTAARTYCAQRLNLPSEWPVDSAKDGDEEREARRLRRLIPPTSDHRAWIELLANALRRRRGRPGASKGNEPAIKLPDLLGAYAMMSPGTGRRLRRKPRGV from the coding sequence ATGACAGCGATCGACGATCACGCGCCGACAATCGCCATACGTGAACGATATCGTGACGCCGTCTCTGACCGGTGGCCCGTCACGGTGATGCCGCAGCCCGACGAGTTGCTGTCGAGCTGGCTGCACCGGATTGCCTATGCCAATGGGGTTGCTCCTCGCGCCTTCGCTCGTGTACTCGGGCTTAATCCGGGAATGTGGTCGGCAGCCCTTGATCTCAGGCTGCCGGCCGACATTGTACAGCTGCTGAGCGCCAACACGGGTATAACGCCAACTCAGCTCTCCGCGATGACGTTGTCGCATGGCGTGCCGAGGAAACTCCTGCTGCCGCTACGCAACAACGGCCGTCAATGGAGTTCGACCTGGCTGCAGTTCTGCTGCCGTTGTCTGGCCGAGGATGCGCAACCATATTTTCGGCGTCGATGGCGGCTGGCGACCCGGGTTTCATGCACAAAGCATGGCTGCAGGTTGCGTGACCGATGTCCGTCCTGCCACTGCGGCATTGCGGTCTTTGACCAAGCCGAACTCGTGCCGCAACATTACTGCGTCCCTTGCGGCTATGACTTGCGCCGTGCCCCCATTCCCCACCTCAGTCCCGCGACGAGAACGCTTGACAGGTGTATCGACGATATCTGCAGCCTGGCAGCATTGACCGACACCCCGGCCGGCCATGTGCTTATTCGGCGGTTGTTGAGCATGCCCAGTGTCGGCGGCTACTACTCGCCGATGACCCTCACCAGCCTTTCGACGGCGGCCCGGACGTATTGTGCTCAACGTCTCAATCTCCCCAGTGAATGGCCGGTGGATAGCGCTAAGGATGGTGATGAGGAACGCGAAGCGCGCCGTCTGCGGCGTCTGATTCCGCCGACGAGTGATCACCGCGCGTGGATCGAGCTGCTTGCGAACGCTCTCAGGCGAAGAAGAGGACGGCCGGGTGCCTCGAAGGGCAACGAGCCCGCCATAAAGCTTCCAGACTTGCTCGGTGCCTATGCCATGATGAGCCCAGGTACTGGTCGTCGCCTGAGGCGGAAACCGAGAGGAGTGTAA
- a CDS encoding TniB family NTP-binding protein, with product MADHLLEHVRSYLDRDQDERIAYIRAPRWIGHHVAQDSHRRLAELLERPPSLRTQGLMLVGPYANGKTMIAERFAVEHLRTSPEQKVWIAQTREGAGLGHFYTSILQALRAPGSDIWDLRRKAEQLDHLLSSLKPRVLIFDEFHNALRGRARDVEAVFAFLRRIGRQYDISPVLIGEVVVSDFINGTSEMASRFDLIAVPRWQYDENYLMLLDSLEAALPLAKSSDLSSEPLARRIFGLSEGLIGEIVTVITKAAVAAIRSGSERITKGSIDELRHVPISQRRSSPLRESLL from the coding sequence ATGGCGGATCATTTGCTCGAGCATGTCCGATCGTATCTCGACCGTGATCAGGACGAGCGGATCGCCTATATCCGCGCGCCCCGGTGGATCGGACATCATGTTGCCCAGGATAGCCATCGGCGGCTGGCCGAACTCTTGGAGCGACCTCCGTCGCTGCGAACTCAGGGGCTGATGCTGGTCGGACCATATGCCAATGGCAAGACCATGATCGCCGAGCGGTTCGCCGTCGAGCACCTGAGAACCTCGCCCGAGCAAAAAGTATGGATCGCTCAGACGCGCGAAGGCGCCGGCCTTGGGCATTTCTATACCAGCATTCTCCAGGCCCTGCGCGCTCCTGGCAGCGACATATGGGACCTTCGCCGCAAGGCAGAGCAACTCGACCACTTGCTATCCAGCCTCAAACCGAGGGTGCTGATCTTCGACGAATTTCATAATGCGCTGCGGGGCCGTGCGCGCGACGTCGAAGCCGTCTTTGCTTTTCTGCGCCGGATCGGCCGCCAGTACGACATTTCGCCAGTGCTGATCGGCGAGGTGGTAGTCAGCGATTTCATCAATGGGACTAGCGAGATGGCGAGCCGCTTCGACCTGATCGCGGTTCCGCGCTGGCAATATGACGAGAACTATCTCATGCTGCTCGACAGTCTCGAAGCCGCGTTGCCGCTGGCAAAAAGCTCGGATTTGTCGAGCGAGCCGTTGGCCCGGCGAATATTCGGCCTGTCGGAAGGGTTGATCGGCGAGATCGTCACCGTCATCACCAAGGCGGCCGTCGCGGCGATCAGATCCGGGAGCGAACGCATCACCAAGGGCAGCATCGACGAGCTGCGCCACGTGCCGATCTCGCAGCGGCGCAGTTCGCCTTTGCGCGAAAGCCTCCTATGA
- a CDS encoding Mu transposase C-terminal domain-containing protein — MPKRLHDRILPAHPAISDEQWSTARRVARVLDKILDGNDPRQVAITCAAAELRLTSRQIYNLLARYRADRTVTALLPRTAVSRRKRLPEQVEEIIEATLREKWLTLESTALAPVVDEIRARCEEAGLAVPAYVTVARRIPALFSPVEIAKKRSANPKHLLRLKPRPGYIHAPHPLAVCQIDHTPTDINFVEVVDGAGVFVGRPYLTVITDVATRSILGFCLTLEKPSVLSVALCLAQAMCPKDTWLTARQLNHAWPMFGRPRLLVTDSAMEFKGHAFQQGCDDYGIRIRLRDRGRVHHGGVVERLLGKVNGVLASYPGSSGRSVADRDEYPSERRACLSFADLERCVALAVIDHNLQENSKILKVPLTEWQRDSLALPVFDDDPQRVLLSFLPRTERQLSPQGISMFALHFYSPWLGIFVPERDRLGKIEVRYDPRDISHIYVRDPVTRQFRPVGRRDGQLTSVTLWEHEAERARRRAANHRSSTQKVALRREISAIVEAAKPSKRQLRDAVRNTHAVAAAKPYTVMQTPAVPPAEHPPRQKSRLPVEDW; from the coding sequence GTGCCAAAGCGATTGCACGACCGGATCTTGCCGGCACATCCTGCCATCTCGGACGAGCAGTGGTCGACTGCGCGGCGGGTCGCCCGCGTGTTGGACAAGATCCTAGATGGCAACGATCCGAGGCAGGTTGCCATAACATGCGCGGCGGCTGAACTGCGGCTCACCTCGCGGCAAATCTACAATCTACTCGCCCGTTATCGCGCTGATCGGACGGTAACGGCCCTGCTGCCTCGCACCGCCGTCAGTCGGCGCAAACGACTGCCGGAACAGGTCGAGGAGATCATCGAGGCCACGCTTCGCGAGAAGTGGCTAACGCTCGAGTCGACCGCACTTGCTCCCGTGGTCGACGAGATCCGCGCGCGCTGCGAGGAAGCCGGTCTTGCCGTGCCGGCTTATGTGACGGTCGCCCGGCGCATCCCGGCATTGTTTTCGCCGGTAGAGATCGCGAAGAAGCGTTCGGCCAATCCGAAGCACCTTTTGCGGCTGAAGCCGCGGCCCGGCTATATCCACGCTCCGCACCCGCTCGCCGTGTGCCAGATCGACCATACGCCGACCGATATCAATTTCGTGGAGGTGGTCGATGGGGCTGGTGTGTTTGTCGGCCGCCCCTATTTGACTGTCATCACGGACGTGGCGACACGATCCATTCTCGGCTTCTGCCTCACCTTGGAGAAGCCGTCGGTGCTGTCTGTGGCGCTATGCCTCGCCCAGGCCATGTGCCCGAAAGACACATGGCTTACCGCGCGCCAACTCAATCACGCTTGGCCGATGTTCGGTCGGCCGCGGCTGCTCGTCACGGACTCGGCGATGGAGTTTAAGGGGCATGCATTCCAACAAGGCTGTGATGATTACGGCATCCGTATCCGCCTTCGCGATCGTGGCCGGGTTCATCACGGCGGCGTGGTTGAACGGCTGTTGGGCAAGGTCAACGGGGTTCTCGCGAGCTATCCGGGCTCGTCGGGCCGTTCGGTGGCCGACCGTGACGAATATCCATCCGAGCGGCGCGCATGCTTGAGTTTTGCCGATCTGGAGCGCTGCGTTGCGCTGGCCGTGATTGATCACAATCTTCAGGAGAATTCCAAGATCCTGAAGGTGCCGCTGACGGAATGGCAACGCGACAGTTTGGCGCTGCCGGTTTTCGACGATGATCCGCAGCGCGTGCTGCTGTCGTTTCTGCCAAGGACGGAGAGGCAATTGTCACCGCAAGGGATCAGCATGTTCGCCCTGCACTTTTATTCACCGTGGCTAGGCATCTTCGTTCCAGAGCGTGACCGACTCGGAAAGATCGAGGTGCGATACGATCCCCGCGACATCAGCCACATCTACGTCCGCGACCCGGTAACCCGACAGTTTCGACCGGTCGGGCGACGCGACGGTCAGCTGACGTCAGTAACGCTGTGGGAGCATGAGGCAGAACGCGCCCGTCGACGTGCGGCAAACCATCGGTCAAGCACTCAGAAGGTTGCGCTCCGCCGAGAGATCTCAGCCATTGTTGAAGCTGCCAAACCGTCCAAGCGCCAGTTGCGCGATGCTGTCCGCAATACCCACGCCGTCGCGGCAGCAAAGCCTTATACGGTAATGCAGACACCAGCGGTTCCTCCCGCAGAGCATCCCCCGCGCCAAAAGAGCCGGCTGCCGGTGGAGGATTGGTAA